One window of the Etheostoma spectabile isolate EspeVRDwgs_2016 chromosome 16, UIUC_Espe_1.0, whole genome shotgun sequence genome contains the following:
- the LOC116704197 gene encoding proteinase-activated receptor 2 produces the protein MVPRTRWLHLLLLWCCARTCHCLIIENRGWTGQETDEGVWVNSQVSQVLSSHLTTVFIPIIYIIVFAVGLPTNAMAIWVFLFRTKKRHPSSIYMANLALADLLFVIWIPLKIAYHFNGNNWIYGSACAKCWWVFLRQHDCSIPSSPYRLFSVTGPWSIRVPSAERHPRSCAVSVMVWVCRVLTIPLYLYDKGLCPEPQNPHLHDVTSRQKEMARLLPDNGNCGICLPTGVCIISYILMLKSLKNHGTPIAKRRRKAVVLIITVLVMFLCLHPQYIMLLVHSTLLLVGTDNNLYGFYITTLCLASLNSCFDPFVYYFISEDFRNHVKNTFLCRSERTVERMRVSFSALKVSKKSNTYTSDSGNTRSTEC, from the exons ATGGTTCCGCGGACGCGATGGCTTCACCTGCTCCTCCTGTGGTGCTGCGCGCGGACCTGCCACTGCCTGATCATAG AAAACAGAGGTTGGACTGGTCAAGAGACAGACGAAGGGGTGTGGGTCAACTCCCAAGTCAGTCAAGTGCTGAGCAGCCATCTAACAACCGTCTTCATCCCCATCATCTACATCATCGTGTTTGCTGTGGGACTGCCCACCAATGCCATGGCCATCTGGGTGTTCCTCTTCAGGACCAAGAAAAGACACCCGTCGTCCATCTACATGGCCAACCTGGCTCTGGCTGACCTGCTGTTTGTCATCTGGATCCCCTTAAAGATAGCGTACCACTTCAACGGCAACAACTGGATCTACGGGAGTGCTTGTGCAAAGTGCTGGTGGGTTTTTCTACGGCAACATGACTGCTCCATCCCTTCATCGCCGTATAGATTGTTCAGCGTTACTGGGCCGTGGTCCATCCGTGTCCCATCAGCAGAAAGACACCCGCGTAGCTGTGCCGTCTCCGTCATGGTCTGGGTGTGTCGGGTCCTCACAATCCCGCTCTACCTGTATGACAAAGGTCTTTGTCCCGAACCTCAAAATCCACACCTCCACGACGTCACCAGCCGTCAGAAGGAAATGGCCAGGCTACTTCCTGACAATGGGAATTGTGGGATTTGTTTGCCAACCGGCGTGTGCATCATATCCTATATCCTCATGCTCAAGTCTCTCAAGAACCATGGCACCCCGATTGCCAAGAGGCGACGAAAAGCAGTGGTCTTGATCATCACCGTGCTGgtgatgtttttgtgtcttcaCCCCCAGTACATCATGCTGCTGGTGCACTCCACCCTCCTGTTGGTTGGGACTGACAACAACCTGTACGGATTTTATATCACCACCCTGTGTTTGGCGAGTCTCAACAGCTGCTTCGACCCCTTTGTTTACTACTTCATCTCCGAGGACTTCAGGAATCATGTGAAGAACACCTTCCTGTGCAGGAGTGAGAGGACAGTTGAGAGGATGAGGGTCTCCTTCAGCGCtctcaaggtctccaagaagagCAACACGTACACGTCTGATTCAGGGAACACTCGGAGCACTGAGTGCTAG
- the LOC116704195 gene encoding proteinase-activated receptor 2-like, protein MTARMRWFRLFLLLCCVRSCQPTNIDPQGATGTETDKGVWVNSQGRQVLSSHLTTVFIPIIYIIVFAVGLPTNAMAIWVFLFRTKKRHPSSIYMANLALADLLFVIWIPLKIAYHFNGNNWIYGEGLCKVLVGFFYGNMYCSIAFIACISVQRYWAVVHPLSHQQKDNRVAVAVSVMVWVVVWLLTIPLYLYEQEVFVPNLKIHTCHDVTRPSQKEMAAGYFLTMGIVGFVVPTVVCIISYIHMLKSLKNSMADPDIAKRRRKAVVLIITVLVMFLVCFTPSNIMLLVHYVLLLVGTDNNLYGFYITTLCLASLNSCFDPFVYYFISEDFRNHVKNTFLCRSERTVERMRVSFSALKFSKKSNTYTSDSGNTRSTEC, encoded by the exons ATGACTGCGAGGATGCGTTGGTTTCGCCTGTTCCTCCTTTTGTGCTGCGTGCGGAGCTGCCAGCCGACAAATATAG ACCCCCAAGGCGCCACTGgtacagagacagacaaagggGTTTGGGTCAACTCCCAAGGCCGTCAAGTGCTGAGCAGCCATCTAACAACCGTCTTCATCCCCATCATCTACATCATCGTGTTTGCTGTGGGACTGCCCACCAATGCCATGGCCATCTGGGTGTTCCTCTTCAGGACCAAGAAAAGACACCCGTCGTCCATCTACATGGCCAACCTGGCTCTGGCTGACCTGCTGTTTGTCATCTGGATCCCCTTAAAGATAGCGTACCACTTCAACGGCAACAACTGGATCTACGGGGAGGGCTTGTGCAAAGTGCTGGTGGGGTTTTTCTACGGCAACATGTACTGCTCCATCGCCTTCATCGCCTGTATAAGTGTTCAGCGTTACTGGGCCGTGGTCCATCCGTTGTCCCATCAGCAGAAAGACAACCGCGTAGCTGTTGCAGTCTCCGTCATGGTCTGGGTGGTGGTCTGGCTCCTCACCATCCCGCTCTACCTGTATGAACAAGAGGTCTTTGTCCCGAACCTCAAAATCCACACCTGCCACGACGTCACCAGGCCCAGTCAGAAGGAAATGGCTGCAGGCTACTTCCTGACAATGGGAATTGTGGGATTTGTTGTGCCAACCGTTGTGTGCATCATATCCTATATCCACATGCTCAAGTCTCTCAAGAACAGCATGGCGGACCCCGATATTGCCAAGAGGCGACGAAAAGCAGTGGTCTTGATCATCACCGTGCTGGTGATGTTTTTGGTGTGCTTCACCCCCAGTAATATCATGCTGCTGGTGCACTATGTCCTCCTGTTGGTTGGGACTGACAACAACCTGTACGGATTTTATATCACCACACTGTGTTTGGCGAGTCTCAACAGCTGCTTCGACCCCTTTGTTTACTACTTTATCTCCGAGGACTTCAGGAATCATGTGAAGAACACCTTCCTGTGCAGGAGTGAGAGGACAGTTGAGAGGATGAGGGTCTCCTTCAGCGCTCTCAAGTTCTCCAAGAAGAGCAACACGTATACCTCTGATTCAGGGAACACTCGGAGCACTGAGTGTTAG
- the f2rl1.2 gene encoding coagulation factor II (thrombin) receptor-like 1, tandem duplicate 2 isoform X2, giving the protein MDLTRFLSLLFLIFCFFSGSHANATGTTRGFIAYKDPLNSDQYVVDQATSDTLKSSLTTVFLPIVYIIVFALGLPANGMAIWVFLFRTKKKHPSSIYMANLALADLLYVIWIPLKISYHLNGNNWIYGEPLCKVLMGFFYGNMYSSVLFIACLSVQRYWVVAHPLSQQRKNNKVAVGVCVAIWSFIWLTTTPLYLYDHTVKLKDPNVTTCHDVNIIKDPLNPFPSVQLPYFYFIVMGLVVFLVPCVVIIVAYVLLLRALGNGLENSTAGKNRQKAVLLIVIVLVTFLVCFIPSNIMLVMHYSLLKDGVIDNGYGFYISTLCLASLNSCLDPFIYYFVSEDFRNHVKNTLLCRSSRTVERMRVSFSSMKYSRKSKTYTSSSGNTQSSSC; this is encoded by the exons ATGGATTTAACTCGGTTCTTGTCGCTGCTCTTTTTGattttctgcttcttttctgGCTCGCATGCTAACGCTACAGGTACGACC CGGGGATTCATTGCGTATAAGGACCCTTTAAACTCAGACCAATATGTTGTGGACCAGGCAACATCTGACACACTGAAGAGTAGTCTCACCACAGTCTTCCTCCCGATCGTCTACATCATCGTGTTTGCATTGGGACTTCCTGCCAACGGCATGGCCATCTGGGTGTTCCTCTTCCGAACCAAGAAGAAGCACCCGTCGTCCATCTACatggctaacctggctctgGCTGATCTGCTTTATGTCATTTGGATACCTTTAAAAATATCCTACCATTTAAATGGCAACAACTGGATCTACGGAGAGCCGCTGTGCAAAGTCCTTATGGGCTTCTTCTATGGAAACATGTATAGCTCCGTTCTTTTCATCGCCTGCCTCAGTGTGCAGAGGTACTGGGTGGTGGCTCACCCTCTGTCCCAGCagagaaagaacaacaaagtGGCTGTGGGTGTCTGCGTGGCCATCTGGTCTTTCATCTGGCTCACCACCACGCCTCTGTACTTGTATGACCACACCGTCAAACTCAAAGACCCCAACGTCACAACCTGCCACGATGTCAACATCATAAAGGACCCACTGAATCCATTCCCTTCTGTGCAGCTCCCGTACTTCTACTTCATCGTCATGGGTCTGGTGGTGTTCCTCGTGCCCTGCGTAGTGATCATTGTGGCCTACGTTCTGTTACTCAGGGCTCTGGGGAACGGCTTGGAGAACAGCACCGCCGGAAAGAACCGCCAGAAAGCCGTGCTGCTGATTGTGATCGTTCTGGTGACTTTTCTAGTGTGCTTCATCCCCAGTAACATCATGCTGGTGATGCACTACTCTCTACTAAAAGACGGAGTGATAGACAATGGTTACGGCTTTTACATCTCCACATTATGCCTGGCCAGCCTCAACAGCTGCCTGGACCCGTTTATCTACTACTTTGTGTCGGAGGACTTCAGGAACCACGTAAAGAACACGCTGCTGTGCAGGAGCAGCAGGACTGTAGAGAGGATGAGGGTTTCATTCAGCTCCATGAAATACTCCAGGAAGAGCAAGACGTACACGTCAAGTAGTGGCAACACGCAGAGCAGCTCCTGTTAG
- the f2rl1.2 gene encoding coagulation factor II (thrombin) receptor-like 1, tandem duplicate 2 isoform X1, whose translation MDLTRFLSLLFLIFCFFSGSHANATGKGRGFIAYKDPLNSDQYVVDQATSDTLKSSLTTVFLPIVYIIVFALGLPANGMAIWVFLFRTKKKHPSSIYMANLALADLLYVIWIPLKISYHLNGNNWIYGEPLCKVLMGFFYGNMYSSVLFIACLSVQRYWVVAHPLSQQRKNNKVAVGVCVAIWSFIWLTTTPLYLYDHTVKLKDPNVTTCHDVNIIKDPLNPFPSVQLPYFYFIVMGLVVFLVPCVVIIVAYVLLLRALGNGLENSTAGKNRQKAVLLIVIVLVTFLVCFIPSNIMLVMHYSLLKDGVIDNGYGFYISTLCLASLNSCLDPFIYYFVSEDFRNHVKNTLLCRSSRTVERMRVSFSSMKYSRKSKTYTSSSGNTQSSSC comes from the exons ATGGATTTAACTCGGTTCTTGTCGCTGCTCTTTTTGattttctgcttcttttctgGCTCGCATGCTAACGCTACAG GTAAAGGACGGGGATTCATTGCGTATAAGGACCCTTTAAACTCAGACCAATATGTTGTGGACCAGGCAACATCTGACACACTGAAGAGTAGTCTCACCACAGTCTTCCTCCCGATCGTCTACATCATCGTGTTTGCATTGGGACTTCCTGCCAACGGCATGGCCATCTGGGTGTTCCTCTTCCGAACCAAGAAGAAGCACCCGTCGTCCATCTACatggctaacctggctctgGCTGATCTGCTTTATGTCATTTGGATACCTTTAAAAATATCCTACCATTTAAATGGCAACAACTGGATCTACGGAGAGCCGCTGTGCAAAGTCCTTATGGGCTTCTTCTATGGAAACATGTATAGCTCCGTTCTTTTCATCGCCTGCCTCAGTGTGCAGAGGTACTGGGTGGTGGCTCACCCTCTGTCCCAGCagagaaagaacaacaaagtGGCTGTGGGTGTCTGCGTGGCCATCTGGTCTTTCATCTGGCTCACCACCACGCCTCTGTACTTGTATGACCACACCGTCAAACTCAAAGACCCCAACGTCACAACCTGCCACGATGTCAACATCATAAAGGACCCACTGAATCCATTCCCTTCTGTGCAGCTCCCGTACTTCTACTTCATCGTCATGGGTCTGGTGGTGTTCCTCGTGCCCTGCGTAGTGATCATTGTGGCCTACGTTCTGTTACTCAGGGCTCTGGGGAACGGCTTGGAGAACAGCACCGCCGGAAAGAACCGCCAGAAAGCCGTGCTGCTGATTGTGATCGTTCTGGTGACTTTTCTAGTGTGCTTCATCCCCAGTAACATCATGCTGGTGATGCACTACTCTCTACTAAAAGACGGAGTGATAGACAATGGTTACGGCTTTTACATCTCCACATTATGCCTGGCCAGCCTCAACAGCTGCCTGGACCCGTTTATCTACTACTTTGTGTCGGAGGACTTCAGGAACCACGTAAAGAACACGCTGCTGTGCAGGAGCAGCAGGACTGTAGAGAGGATGAGGGTTTCATTCAGCTCCATGAAATACTCCAGGAAGAGCAAGACGTACACGTCAAGTAGTGGCAACACGCAGAGCAGCTCCTGTTAG